GTTTACAGCATAAGATAGTTGAATCAAGTTCTAAGACCAACATGGACCATGGACACTCTGCTTTTGGCTCTGTTCCATTACTGCATGTCAGTACCTAAGGCTGCAATTTTCTAAATATAGCCATTAGCTTCTTTAAAATGATCACAATTTTTTGTTGGTGGTTGGCACACACACACGTCTCTTCATTAATTTTGTTATTTAAACTTGGaattatatatttattcagaTTGTTGTCAAATTGTCTCTACAGTCTGCGGATATGGCCAGATCATATATGCAAGCTTGCCCTCCTTGGGCCTCTTCCAATTTAAGGCCTTCCGGATTAAGAACACCGTCACCGTCACAAATCGCATTTACGATTGGTGGCAGTTCTTTTCCTTGTGCTCAGGTTCTGTTTATAACACTCATTTGGCTGGTTTAAGATTGCTGATGCTGCTATATTAGTAAATCCAAACATATGTGATGAATGTTACATTTTTGTTTCTTACACTATAGAAATTTAGCATTAAACATGCATCCTGCCCCTAGTAATATGTTTTTGTAATTACATAATATCTGTAAAGAAGCATCTGTATACTATTACTTGTGCAATTTTACACCCTAAGTTCCTTCACAAAAATCTTTGTTGGTTTAAACATTTTGCCCACGTGTTCTTAAATCTTTGTTAATCTTGCTCAAATTACTGACACCAAGTGAAATAGTATTTTTGTTTGGTAGCTGATGTAAGAGCTGGACAATTATATATGTTTGATGTTTGAGATTAGGCAACTTTTAGTATAATTGCTTATTTTTATATGAGTGATGGTTTTTTTGAATCTAATTGACAATATAGATGTTATGTGAATTTGGCAGAATAGAGGTACTCTTTCTGCTCGTTCTTGGAACATCCAAGACGAGGTACGAAAAGTGCGTTCCAAAGCAGCAGAAGATATGATGCATGCCCTCCCATCTAAAAAAAATGATCTTCTCGTTGTATCAGAACATAAAACTTTTCATAATTCCATTGTACCTGGTGGTAATAGAACTGTTGACAGAATGCACCTGTCCAAGTCTGAACCTGAAAAAGAACATGTAGGACCGAGTACTTTCCATGACTCTAAAGGTAAGTTTTGTTTGTCAAGTAGTATGTCTTTATGTAATTGGTTTAAATCTATAAAAAATCAAGAATGTAATTTTTTGAGATACTGCATGTCaaattttagtgacatgatacTGTGCAATATCTAATACATACAATATTCGTTTCAGATTCTTTTGCTTTAAGTCTGAAACAAGATGGTATGCAAGCTGAACTTTTGTCCTCTAATCCTAGTGCATCTGTTTCTGAACCTGATCAGGTAAATTGCAACTGCAATGTAGAACctatttttttattattcaagTTACGGGATGATCCTAACAGTGCCTTCGAATCGCAAAGCATCTAATTGTTGAAGGGGCCACCGCCACTGATTCTCATCACTCCATGTATTTGGTAAAGCAGCAAAATGGTATGCTCTGCCCTTTATTCTCAGGAGATCATTATTCTGCACTTAACTTATATATAATGTGCTTTCTCCATCTTTTAGAAATTTGATAGTAGCAACACAAGTAATATGTGCTGACATGTTAGGCTGAGAGGTACTTTTATGGGAATTTTTTTCGCTAGATTCGGTGCCTAGTAGGAAAGGGAATCTTTGTATTTAGATATCTGCAGCTGCAAAAACTTGTGAATTTATGACATGATAACCTAAGGTGTTGCTCTATAGCAGAGTAGATATAATTAACTACAAGATAAAAGTTTAAAATGGACATATAATGTTTAGTGTAAAAGCTCAAGTCAAATTACTTAACTTTCTTTGTGTTTCTCTTTCTGAAATAACTATGGACTTTGTTTTGCTGTTGGTAGGATGATATATTATTAAAAGCACGCttttgtaatattaattttttaaaagtGGAATgtctgatttttcttgatcttccACTTGTCACTACCGAAGAACTGTTCTTTGTTGCTCTTGCTGTGTCTACCTTTTCTTGTTACTTATAAGAATCGATCTTCCCACAACTAGTCTTGTTTATGGAGCATGTGATCTTCGTGCAGAAAGTGATACAAACTCAAAAGATGGAACTTCAAGAAGATACGATCTTAGAATTATTGGAGCACCAGATGCTAATAGTTTAGCATCTCTAAGATCTAGGTAAAAGATATTGGAGCTATCTATCTTTTTGTTACCATCTTATTTTTTACAATGGGGTGATCTCTGTACTTCAGTCTCCGCTCAAGGTTATCTGCAGGTATAGAGCAGAATCCCAAACAGTCTAGCAGTAGAAGAAATCGATAGCAATGCCAAGTAGCTATAAAAAATAGTACAGCAGGCAAGGAGAAACAACGAGAAAAGAAAACCAAAGATATCCAGAGATAGGGAAAATGACCGGAACTCCTTATTCTATAGAATTTAAAATTGTACATAGCAtataaaatattcatattgtAGCTAATAGTAGATGTACttaagattatgattaaaatcTACAAGTTACGGGCCTGCATAGTAGTTTGCTACGCCCCATTGTTCCTTCCAGTCATTTCACGAAATCTAGCGATTAGTGAAATGTTATATTGAAAATAGTATAAAGTAGTTCAACTATTTACCGATTATTAGTTACGGAAGGCAGAAAACCTTGGATTGTTTGATGGTGTTCAATTTGTACGTTTGCTTACATTTCTCTGTCATGCTCATCAAACACACAGTTTGGCACAGGGACTTTAATGTGCTAGACAAGTGTCTATTTGTTATACGCATGCCTTGTCGTTTGTTATATTTCGCAGGTTCATATGCTAAAAACTACCTCGCAAGGGGAAAGCTGGCTGTGTTCTTTCCCGCTGTGTAGGACCCTTGGACTACGCCGGCACATTTCTGGTAAGATTTTATTAAAGTATTTCTTTTTTCAAATTCTTAAACTTTAAACAAGGGAACATCAAAAATTCTATCTGGATATTCGGTTTGCATTATTTGTTAGCAAATCTTGTCGGGCAATTGTAAATGGACACTCCTAGTGGAGAACATATGCTTATGTTTGAGCCGAGTGATGTTCGTGGAATCGTGGTACTGGATTTTCACATTAGACTTGCACTCTTAAGTAGGATGTAGGGTGACAATCAAGATCGAGTATGGCATGGTCCATATCCGAACCAAAAAATTTattcatacccgaacccgaaaCATAGTACATTTGCACCTCATGCATAATTGCATGTATGACAACTGGAGTAGATTAACATATTCCCACTAGGAATAACTAATTAAGTACATTTGCACCTCATGCATAATTGCATATATGCATTAGATCGAGTAGTGTTTTACACGTACTTGAACAAATACCAACAAAAGTCATGACTAATTTTATTGGCATAAAATTTTCAAACTCTTCTAAACACACATGCAATCACCTCCCTtgcctttttctttttccttgaCGAACACAACATCAAGATTGTAAAGAACAGGCACCAAACTCACAGAACACAAAAACACAAGAACCGGACCAAATATCCACAGCAAAATCGGCAATGCCGAATAAAACAGCCGATTTCCGACCGTATTCAACGTAAACCCCTTCTCCAAAAGATCCGAGATGTACTCCGGAGTGACCACCGACGCCATCGTGTCGTCCTGCGGCGTATTGATCAGGAAATTCACTTGGTTTATGAACCTAATGGCGAGGGAATGACACATGAAGGAGAAGAGGAAGAACACTAAAAGGGAGACGTATTTTAAGGCAACCATGAACTCGCCGTGAGCGCCGTAAATTGTGTCGTTAAGCGGCTTTTTTACGCTGTAAGTACTGCTTATGACCGCGGCAAGGCCGGAGCAGAGGAGGATCGAGGTTGTGGCCATTAGAGTTGATCCCATGATTGTGTTTCGCAGAGTTTGGACTGCCAATATGtttttcttttcattgtcctTAAAAAAGAGTCAAGATAAAAATTAGATGGTTAATATTAAGGGAACTGATACGTGCACACCTTTGATTTATAGGTACACACCCTTTATTGAAATCGAGATCAAACTATCCTTGTTATGCATGAAAATAGGATGGAGTTAAATATGTAAATAAGGGTATTTTGGTCTAAATATCATATTCAATTTCAGTTAAAAAATGCAGTCAGCACCTAAAACGAAGGATGTGCACATATGACCCCCTAACCTTAATTAAGaaattattcatttatcgagattCTAGCGTAAGTCTAATTACGTAAAAATGAGAATCAAGACAGCGTACTATTTCGTAAAATGGTGAAAAATGTGACGGGAGATTTAGAAAGGGACACTAAACAACCGTAACGCCGTGAAAAATATGAGATACATTACTATACATGCACGTTTAGGCTCCGTTTTGATCACGTTTAGATTACGTTTTACTCATACTTGCTGTATGATAGAGCATGTTTACTGTTTAATGTGAAGTCTTCGGCTTTTTCTAAGGAAACATTGCGTCGTGTTAGTTCGAAATTCATTTAATTATTTGATGTACTCACACATATATAGTATGATAAAACCGTAACATAGAACTCGCAATTTTGTTCATTAAAATAAGGTCAGTACGAGGTACATGTGCTGTCACGTCACTACTACCTAACAAATccaaaaaaaaaatgaaaaaaaagacCAAAAAAACATGGATATTTGGATCATAGAATTTTAAGTTtaaaattttattctcattttattTAACTTGGTTAAAATTTCATGATTATAATTTCTAGTACAAGTTTATCAGTACATGTTTATAAGTTATAAACAGCCTCTTCATTCTGAAATTCAGAACCTCCGCGAACTCTCCGTTTAACGGAATATACTATTTTTGGTTTGGTATATATTCAAACGTGTTTAAATACTAAACTTTATTGTGGGCAACTTAATATTGTAAACTATACATATTTTAAGTATATCTAAATATCTAATAATGATCACACAAACTTCATTTTCTACATATCATTTTGAAATACTAAAAATAATTGATACATTTCTAAAAACTGCATGTAAATAATACTAAGAAATGGATCACTTTGGTACTTGATAATACGTCTGTTTTTGCTGTGAAGCCTTACACGTAAAATCTATATATGGTGAACCATAAACTGTTACAAATATAGGTTTCAGATACACTACTTTAGCAGTTCTTTAATGTAAGATGGCTATATATATACTAGACGTACGGTTCACTACAAATATAAATCCATGTAGTCCGGTTGAAAAATGCGTTTGTGAATTAATGTGATGATCAAGAAATATATTCTAACATAAACTATTTTTTGCATTCAGAAGTCTTTTATTTGGTATTGAAATTTTAAATTAatgagaaagaagaagaaaaagtatatgttgatgatagagagagagagtagggggagagagagagagagagagagagtagggGGAGACAGAGATGGAGAGAGGGGGGAGggagagagatggagagagatggagagagggggagagagagggcGGGAGACAGGGAGAGAgatgcagagagagagagagagagagagagagagagagagagagagagagagggcgggagagagggagagagagagagagagagagagagagagagagagagagagagagagattaagTTACCTTCATCATGGCAGAAACCCACAAGCGGCGGCCTCTAGCATTAATTCCGACAACGGTGGAGAGTGGTTGTGTTCTCACCTTGTTCCATAACCATACATGATAACTCACTGATACAACAACAGCCAGAGGTACAAGCACTGCATCCAAATAACACTTTCTCCATTCCATCAATAACAATAATCAACTATTGCTAAATGAGGTTGTTTTCAAGAACTCACTGAAATTACTAGTACTTGAGCAGTAGCTAGCATTGTTGGGGTTGGTATTTATAGAGTAGAAGAGAATGAATATGGACATGGAGAGTGTCTTAGTGCAGCATTCAACATGACTTTTgctaaaaaaaataattttttattttttttaaaaaaagtaacTCCCACTCACTAGCTACGTTATGTTACTAGTTTTGTGCATGAGTTTTGTTTTTTCCCCGCAAATTTGTATTGGTTGGTGAATGTTTCTGCACCTTctacttcatatatatatatatatatatatatatatatatatatatatatatatattaccaaaGTGGCTTGCCTTTATTTAAAAATCTTGTACTTTATGCAAAAATTAGGTCAAATTataattcattatatatataagGATTGGATATCTACACTAACACAAAAAAAGTCTTTCAAAAGAAGTCTTTCAAAAGATAAAATTAAACAAGTTTTATCTTTATTCAACAATTTTTTGAAGATTAAGTTATAAGAAATAGTAAATTGtcaatattttttttattgtaGAGAACCCGTGGCCGCTACACTTCCACGTAAACCAAGTTAAACCATATTTAAGCGATAGGCTCTGCCTAAGGACacataatcataaatttttcTCCAGTgagattcgaacatgtgaccaagatGATAGTTATCTCATTTTTAACCAGCTGAACCAACAGAGTCAAACTTGCGGACAaattatcaatatttaatttgtaCTATTATATAATTAGGTACAAAactttaataaaatattatataatatttaatattttcgGGACAAGCTCTGGAAAATCTTCCGCGGGGTTCAAACCCCCAACATGCGATACTGTTAAAGAGTTGAGTAATGTTGAAGGcacaaaaatatttataaaaaattattacaaaatgATATGATATGAGTGAGGTGGCAATATGTAATAATTTAATTGATGTTATTATTGCAAATATAGGGGGTTTCATTTATATCTAGTCAATAAATATGacatttataattattttaaaaactaattttATAACTCTAGCATAATCTTAACGAGGGAATGTATGTAGCTCAATTCATGTCAAAAACAAGCATAATCATACATTTTTTTAACTAATATGACTTATAGTCTCACAAATGAGTCTATTCTCAATAATTGAGAAATGAGTCTATTCTCAATAATTCTCGGGTGAGCCAGAATCGAAGCCAAAAACTAGGACGACAGATGATAAACTCTTTACCACTGGAGCTATCTAATCGTGCTCCATAACCATACTTCTTAATTGAACGTTTGTTCCTCTTCTTGTCCTTGTAATTTACATGAGTAATTGAGGTTTGATAATTTAAACACTTTGACGTTAATTCCGAGTCGATTGATTATTAAATCCGTTTCCTACCCgttcatattttttaaaaaagaaatTTAAGATAATTGGGATTTATCtgtacaatttttttttaagaaaaatcgAATACAATCTTGGCACCCGAGAATATACTTTATTAAATTTAGCAGTTCCCCGCTTCTTGATTGATTATTAAATCTTTTCAAACCTGttcatatttaaaaataaataaaaagacGAAATTTAAGACAATTAAGATGTAGTCTATCCATCTCATATTATGCGTTCTCTCTTAActattatgttgtcaaattaaTCAAATTTTGACcgataattaaaataaatttatgtattattttttttaattgaaAAAATACATTTTAAAGAGGATTAGATATAGTTCGTGGGggtataatttttgaaatttaattattatatattaagtATAATTTGCAGCCAAAGTTTAAAGAATTTTAACCACAAATtagttaaaacacataatatgaggCGGGGAGAATATTTGTACACTTTTGTAAAAATATTGAATAAAACATTAATACGAAATTAATGATAtatattaacaattaaaattatatattaacaaATATGTCAAACACAAATATTAAAcatttttagggacggagggagtattatttaGTAGTTCGTTGATCATTGCGGAGAAACGTAAATGCGTGTGTTATATCGAAAGTAATAAAATGAAACAAGAGGGGCGATAAACATAGGGAAAAAATATTACAGGCCCCAAATATTGTTACAAAAAATTATATACGCCTTGAATTAAATTTCGACACTTAAGTGTCACATCATTTTTTAACTATTTATTTTGATATAAGTTTTGGGTTACGTAACGCTACCGTAAatcgagagagagggagagggaagAAAGGTGGAGGGAACAGAGTGAAAATCTGACTAGGTTTTGAGTATTGGCGGTGAAGGATGATGAGATAACACCAAGAGATCAGAGGTGGCCGGCCAACCGGAACGCACGCTTCTTTTTCTTCTTGCTAAGCTCAACGCACCATtttcattttcagattttttttatcatttttttttatttattatgcATTTTAACGCACGTGTATTATAGCATTACAGTACTTCGTACTATAAATTGGGATGGAGGGAGTACGTCTTATTCATTTTCGTTTCTGATTTGTAATTAAAATACAAGAAATAATCATCCTAGAGAAACTCAAAAGATTAAGAGAACCATGGTTTCGAAAATTAGTACTCTCTCTCCTTCTGGGAAGTATACATCGGGGACAGAGAGCCGGCACacatttaattaatatttttttataatatacTTGCATacattattttaatttatttattctgTTAAATAAAAATTTGATATTTGAAGTTTAATACtgaataaaaaaattaattttttttttatcaaaatgtGTTTTATATTCACCTTAATATACTAgtcaaatattaaaaaaaatgtaTACAATTGAATGGTAGAGAGGGCGTAAACATATTGTGCTCGTTTGAGAAATCTTAAAATAGgtaacttataatttaaaatgaataagtaacttataagtgataagtaaataaatacttataagttatataagtgtttggataatttcacttataagtcagatttttttttaatttaataaatcaaaataaataatttttaaatataatcatattatttcatgaattttagattagattaacatttaaaaatatattttttaaaattaaagttaataaaaacacaaaaaatcaaaataagttgagaaaaagtacgtcattactaacattcaacttatcagcttataagttgaaAATCCAACTTATAAATTAGGTATACAAACAGTGTTCGATAAGTAGTTACGGGCTTATAAGTCGATAAATAACTTATAAGCCCCGGGCCAAACGGGCCCATTATCTTGTTTGCTTCTAGCTGTCATTGTATATAATAAAACATACGTTAAAATGATCTGCGTACATTACCCTGAAATTAGGTTGGAGAACGTTACATCAATACCATACAACATAAAAATACAATAGATTTATAATAACATAGTACTTCCTCTGTTTTCTTTTATATGTCGTTTGACTTTTTTGCACATAATTCTAAGTTTTTTGACggatagataaaataatattttttaaaattttctttttcttaactaaaattttagttatatatttttattcacaaaaaaaaattaaaaattattattctaaCTATGTGGTCAAAACACTTAGAAACGTGTGCATAAAAACCAAACGTCATACAGAGGGAGTCCTACACATTACACTACTCGGAAATGGCGGTGATACATCATACATATGCACAAGCATCATCTACATACTATTTACTAAACATAATGCGTATCATATGGATTTCATATGTAACTCTCGTCCTTCTACAATCTAAATGCTAGCTCCAGTGTGGGGTGAGCATATGGTGTTCAGAGCTGTTCCtgaaattttaatattttttactGAACTCAGATATTGAAATATATAGATAAGCGTTGTATACTTTTATttatacataaataaaataagatATTTCAAAGTGTTCAAGATCGAAGACCGATATTTGTTCGCCTGTAGACAGGTCACTCGTGATCGTGATATACACATcttgtgtttttttttttctttttttttatcgtagagaACCCGCAACCGCTGTTCTTCGGATGCGTACCGGGTAAATCCCACGagctcacgtaatagcctgcaaatcacgtgaacccAGATAAACCGTACTTAAACGACCTGCTCTAGTTCAGAAGACATAATCATAaatcataaattctccttccGTAGAACAGACATCCGTGAGAACAGGCAGAGAATAATTATCTTTTTTTTAACGAAGCGAGTCAACCATTGCATCTTGTTTGAAACTAACACCTTGAGTTACATGTGACCCCAAAAAGCAAAAAACAGGTTCGGAACGTTACAAGAAACGAGCTAGGGACAGCAGCAAAGTTGTAAAGGGAGCAGAGCAAATAATATATATTTGGGCTTTTTGATGATTTTGGTGGAAGCTGACATATTTCCGAATTTgcattattttattttttatttttaactttcTAAAACTATCAAATCACTTCTATTTAGACATCAGCCCTATTTAGAAACAAAACTAACAAATCATTTTTTAGCATATCTAAAAAACGGTTTTGATAAATGTAAGATATTTATAGAAATTACTCCTATTATTTATCATTATTTTCGCGGAGaaattgtaaaaatatatatatatatatatataaaacaacCGTCACTAAAACAATGAAAAAAATAGTTACATTTCCAAGTTTTAAGGCAGCAGGAGGTTATAATAAAAGTTCGAGCCTTCAATGTTTTACTATATCTTTTTGggcttttttgaaaaatacccaagtctaaaaatatttttgcaaaaatactggcattcttttaaaaaatttgcaaaaatactgtttttcaactttttttacaaaaatacggTTTTTTGGCAACTGAAATCAACTGCATGCAACCTTTGACGAGTTTCTGCAACTACATGCAACCTCAAATCAACCAAAAAAACTTTATTCAACTAGTTGATTTTGATTTATTctgtatttttgaaaaaaaaatcagaagatagtaaaatcgcaaaaaaaaCTGAGAAAAGTTAGTATTTTTTGTAAATTCTCTATCTTTTTTGGGTACCTAGTCCATCAAAAACGAAAGTTCGAACGATCTGTCCGTTATAATTTTTCGCAAATAAATTTAATACTACTTTTTTAATGAATCCAAGGGGATCACATGTCTAGATTTTTTTCCTGTAATAAAAAAATTTGTAACTAACAGATAGTTAACAACAATCGTTTGACGGAGATTGAGTTCCGTATTTCTTTAACAAAGAAAAACTGATTGACCACAATATTTGGGCCTAACCTAATTGGGGTATGCTTAAGATTTTTGGGTGAAGTAAAAACAAATATGATGAAAGCTATATTTCAATTTGGGCTAAGACTTGTAGTAGAAAAAGCTGGGCCTAGGTGGATCAAACTTATGCTTTTATTTCCACAACTGGGTCTATACTTTCGTTTAAATACTGGAGCCCAAGTGTCCTTAACACCAAATATTGGGTCTAGACTTGTGGCCCAGTGGAAAAATATTTTGGGCTGAAACATAGACAAATTCAACTCAAATTTAGAACCAGTAGTCAGCTCTCCGTTACTCTCTCTCGTCCAATTTATCTGTCTGGTTTGATTTTGATGGTCAAATTGACTGAACTTTGACCGCAAATAAAAACTTAttctttcattattttgaaaaactgaaaaataCATATTAAAGTACAATAAATAACCTTTGTAATGATATAacttttataaatattttcgatAATCCACTATATGAAATTTTCGGTCAAAATTAGGTCAATTTGAACGTAAAAAATCAAATAAGACAGATAAATTGAGATAGAGGGAGTATGGGACATGAACTGACAAAATTGTGCTTAATACTGCAAATTACAAAATTTGAGCACAAAAAACAAAACTTGGTCGTTTGAGTGTAGAAACTCGTACTTTACGGGATAGTTCACGTATCGATTTTTTATCGGTAAGTTCATGGGTTTGAAGTTAGAACCCAAAGACTGTATAAATAAATGTGCTTTCTCGGAAGAAGGCTAGTATAAGAAATTTGCATTCTAAGAACAGCACAAGGGAACCATCTCATTAGAAAGCAGGTtgcattatattataataatataagaTTCTGAAAAAAGTATTTCTTTAACACATTGAGGTGGCCTAAGATGAGCGTCTGTGATCCGGTCATCGATTCATAAATGTGAGTGAGGGGAAgtgttataataataatataggATCCTGGAAAGAGAATTCGCAATAATCGTATCAGGAGAGAGTTCGAGTATATACCAGAAGTATCATGGGTCTGGCAAAGATCTTCCAACACAACTGTATTCAATCAAGTACTGTCAAAATCTATAAGATTTATAGCAGAGCAAATGAAAAATGCAATCTAACTATGCTAAGGTCATGAGTTTGAACTTAAGTTCTTGTTTTTGTTAGTTAGGTCATAATTCTGAGATCGAGTCTGCCTATATCCGGACATTTTTTCAGACTCGACTAATGTGGGAGACTTATGCACCGAGTATGACCGACATTTTGCAACAGAGGAGTGTGTGACATTAGCAAGACTACAATTAACTAATTTtaaaataaggatttttctagtgTGTGCCCATGAGCACATGTTAAGAGTTAGTGCTTGATGAAACGTCCACAAAATATTGGCGGAGAGCTTATTAATAATAATGGACCCCTGCATGCACAAAAACCTCCACCAATAAACTTTTTACAACTGATGAATCACAATTTCTTAACATGTGTCAATGAACACATACTAGACAAACCGTTAAAATAAAAAAGAGAGCAATAGTAGTTATAATCTCTCTATTGAATTACAAGTTTTGTAACTTTCAAAGTCAGTCATTTAATAGCATCACATAGAAAATCTACTCACTTCCCTATTTCTTGACCGACCTTCCCATGTGCATAGAACCCAGAGCAACATTACAAACAACTCAGTACAGTAACATGGAATTTAACTCAAAC
This sequence is a window from Apium graveolens cultivar Ventura chromosome 9, ASM990537v1, whole genome shotgun sequence. Protein-coding genes within it:
- the LOC141687235 gene encoding uncharacterized protein LOC141687235, producing MEWRKCYLDAVLVPLAVVVSVSYHVWLWNKVRTQPLSTVVGINARGRRLWVSAMMKDNEKKNILAVQTLRNTIMGSTLMATTSILLCSGLAAVISSTYSVKKPLNDTIYGAHGEFMVALKYVSLLVFFLFSFMCHSLAIRFINQVNFLINTPQDDTMASVVTPEYISDLLEKGFTLNTVGNRLFYSALPILLWIFGPVLVFLCSVSLVPVLYNLDVVFVKEKEKGKGGDCMCV